One Glycine max cultivar Williams 82 chromosome 8, Glycine_max_v4.0, whole genome shotgun sequence genomic window, atatatatactCACTTCTTTACCTGGAAGCAACATAAACATTAAGATAAAAGGGACAATTCAATGGcattataaaatagtttatataatcatctaataaaaaacacatacgataactttattaatgtttataataactattttaaaaatcatacaaacaatcatttataaattagataaaaatatataattgttttacaCGCAAAATCATAACTCTATTAGTAAAGCATTAAGTTTGTTGAAATACtcttacaaatatatatatatatatataattctctaAAATATAACGAGTATATTAGCACTTCTAAGCAAAGCTAGCTAGCTACTATTGTATCTTAGAGGGACACCACTATAGATTAgaaaatgactatttttagCGGTTAAAGAGGCTCTGCTTCAGTGATTACAACCACGAACTAGATCAGCACGAAAAAGGGTAATATTTGTGGTTATTATTATAAGGAGAAAGAGAGGCATGGAGtgcttctttaaatatttttttccaagtacaaataaaataaaagggaagATAGATAAAGGAAGCTAAATAAAAAGTGAGTGTACAATTAATTTATAAGGAGAGAGCAAAAATGAATtgttaaaaacatgaaaattatttaatgtaggGGTAAACATGACGTAATCCAGTCCGTTAATTTGGTTTGATCCGAGGTTGATTCGGATGGATTCAAGCCTTTGggttttgaaaacaaatttgctgtatttttttaagaggAGCTTTGGTTAGGTTTTGTATTGTCCCATTAAAATTAGTATAttgtaataaaaacatttagtcgattcgattttgTCCTGTGTATTTTAGATCTTGATCGAATTAGGTTGAGTTTGAGCAAGCATAAACCTAACCAACTAGACCCTATACCCTCACCTAATTTAAAAGAAAGAGTTATTTAATAAGAATATACCACAAAAGTGTTTAATAAAAAGTGAacaccaaattaaaatattctcattataatcatcttttttaaaagataacatTTATCTTTTGATGTAAATAATTCTTTTCGATCCAAATATGATGAtgattatgaataataaaattctcCATTTGAGTTTCTAACACaatcattatataattaaaaattataaaaatacttttgtcTTTTCTCCATTAATAAAAGTCCTTAACTAAATTGCTATAATCATAGATTTTTTACTCTTATGAACCATGATATTCTTGATAACTATATAATGTAAGATCAACTCCCCACTTCTTAGGGGTGCAAAGTGGGTCAATCCAATCCATTTTGGTCTACCCCATCACTAGCCCATCAAAAATAGGGTAGGGTAGACTAACTCAAGTTCTAATATGGGCTAAAAATTATGGTCTATCTCATTTAGGGATGGATTGGTAGAGTGAcccattagaaataaaaataaaattatttcataaaattagctcaaatgaacaaaattaatttttttaaagaggaacaaatttagttaaaaatgtaaagtatatcgattgtttattttaagtttgattttaatataaattttcctATAAGTAttagaaaaattgaatttataaaataatataaaaacagtaacaaatatgtattttgatttttgaatgatACTATAAacttaaaacaaaatacaaagtgATAACCTAAGCCCTAAATacctattaatatttataattttctaaaaaaatatatgtatggtAGGCTAACCCATCCCATCTCGCCATTGACCCATTGGACTGATGTTTTAGGCAAGACATGGCACAGTGGGTTGACAGGTTGGATTCCTCGTGCCATCCTACTGCATTTATAGTGGGCTGGCAAGCAGACCTGCTAGCCCAGACTGTTTTATCATCCCTATTCCCTATTTTGTCATCCCTATTCCCTACCACTTCTGTCGTAGTTGATACTTGAACACTTACTATGATACTTTTGCCTTGTGTTTGATAGGACAAACAGAAGGGagtgaatgtaaaaaaaaaaaagttagatgtTTGGTAGAGTGGAGTATgaagaaattttcaaaaaaaaaaaaaaaaaagaaaacgtgAGGGTCTCATCAATTTTGTGTAAAAACGAGCAAAAGTGCCCagaattgaatttcaaacacTACTAGGACTTCATCCCGATTATTCCTCACCCTTatatgttataataataatcatatttttatttaatattaatttctctatacttttttatcatcaaataaCTTTATTCAAATGTTTTCTCTCTATTCCACTTCAATTAAACAACCTCTATCTATATTCTCACctactcttgttttttttttcaaatattcccTTCATTTCCTTCCACTAACCAAACACCATTAATTTAGTATAGAATGTAAAAGAATGCATTTAATtgcacagaaaaaaaaaggctatTAGAAACAACACTTTGAGCATGAATTTCAACAACAACCTGACATTGCAGATATCCAAAAACTAGTTACGTAAATCCAATACAAAGAAAAGTACTGAACTCCACGAATCAAGGCACAACCTCTAAATTTCACAAAATTGTCTATATACTAATTGCCGAAATGTCCTGGAATGTACATCTGACAAAACCTGAACTAATCCCACTACCACCAAAAAAgaccaaagaaagaaaaaaagaaaaagaatatatcCTAAATGAAAATGACTAAATATTTTACATGGCACATCCTAATTTTACAGAATTACTAGGCTGGCTCTCAAGGTAGAAAACCGAAACTAAGTAATGTACAATGATCCTACTCCAGATTATTTTTGCTGCCCAGTCTTTGACCGTGATCTCATGCTAGCTCTTCTTGCCACATCCCATGCCTTGGGTGGAGCATATACACCGAGCTGTGCGGCAAAGAAGGATTCGTATCCAGGTGAATCAAAAGCAAATCCGGTGTGCTTCGACAATTCGCGTGGGAGTTGAGATATAGCATAACTCCTTGCCTCATCTGGTGTAAGCTGGTTCCCTATCTCCAGCAGCTGTGCTCTACCAGTGCTATCTACCTCATCTCTATGCATTTCTTGAATAATCTGATAATCATAGGGGAAGAACCATCTTTGAACCCTGTAACCAAATGAACCAAAATGAACAAAGCTGGATGAATACCAAAAAATTGGTGGCAGGAATAGAGGCCACCAATTTATAAGGGAATATAGTTAATAAATGTCAAGTTTTTTACATGCTCTAAAGCTATCCTGTCACACATGCAAATAACATAGGATACTCAATTAAATTCACTATGTTCACCTGTCCATAAAAATATGTTCCCACTGTTAAAATGCAAAATATTTCGAGCACAATGAGAGATGATGCCGCAGCATCCATTTTATCAAATGAACATTATAAAAGATTAACATCTCTTGAAACCGAGATCCTTTTTCCAGCATCAACAGTTGGGTTTCCAGAGCATGATGAAACTTAGATATTTATCATTGTGTTTCTTGATCTTAAGTTCTTCTGTAACTATGCTAATCAGCCCCGATAGCATACTTTTATCTTTATCCATATTATGCATAATCAAAAATACAAGTTCTTCAAATCTGAACCTTACCCTTGGTAAACAAAGTCGCAGAAAAGTGCAGCAACAGGAACAAGAAATAGCATGACGTAGAAGTAGAATGTACTCATCAAGACATATatgacaaaataaatattctccTGCAGAAAATGAAACAGAACTCAAGTTAACAGCATTCTTAATGGGTCATAAGGAAATTGCCAGAGTTTCTTTTTCAACACAACACACCCAGAGTAGAAAGGGAATTCACCTGACGATCATAAGGAGTGCTAATCCctgaatatatgaaaataaaaagaaaccagGCTAATATACTTCCACCAACACTAATATAATGCCATCTAGTGATCGAATTACATATCATAAGCAGTCGCAAGTTGACAGTTATTACAACACAAGTGAAGGCCATTGTACTGACATCCCAGAGTCCAAATATCTTGCCTGCTGAGTTTTTAGCACTTAAATTTGTTGAACtcacaaaatagaaaaatattagagACTGGTATACAGAAAAGAATGCCCATATGGCCACAACTTTCCATTTGAAGAAAACATTTCTAATTCCTTCCATGTATAGTTGAGGATACTTCTTGGATAGAGATGAACTGACATCCTGGCAAAGGCACAAGTAACTAATCAAAACATGCCATCCATGAAGAAAAACTGTAATGTAACAAGTGAAGCACAACTGCAAAAGTCAACTGCCGGAACAAATACCCTACCTTGTCAAATAATCCAACAATGATTACAGGCAGCGCTGTGAAGATAACATTATATAATGATTGAAACCAATCATCATAGAATCTCTGACCAGAAAACCCAGTTTGAAATGTAAACCAAAACTGGGTAAGAGTGAAAGTGAGATTCTTGTAAAAGAAGTATATCACAACCTGCAATAACCAACTTAAGTGTTATTACAAATAAACAGTTACACTAGTATACATTGCAGTTAACAAAACATTATACCTTGCATATTCGCAAATATGACCATCGGCCATGAACAAGAAGCAAATCTGCAAGGTAACGGAACTGTGCAATGGCAAAATCGCTGGCCATCACAGCTTGCATTCCCTCCATCCCACTTATGCCAACCCCAACATGAGCAGCTTGAATCATGCTAACATCATTGGCTCCATCACCAATACTAAGTGTTATTTTTTGTGCACCTTTCTTGACCATACTCGTGACCTGTAAACAGATATAGTGAACAAATAATGGAAAATTTTCATAAGCTAACCAACGCCAAATTCTACTAGGCAATTACTTTAAGCACTCCTACTCACTAAGccgaaaattaaatcaaaattagctTCTTGGACAACATAAATTCTCTACATATAAGCAAGATTAATAACTATAGCAGCAATAAATCAACAAATAAGTTATTGACACAATATGAGCTTTACCTGTGCTTTCTGTAAAGGAGAAACTCGGCAGCAAACTACAGCGTGACAATTCAAACTGAGATTCAGCAGCATCACTCTTAAACTTGGATCCAACGCATACATCAGACATTTTCCATCAATTACAAGTGCTAATTTTGGTCCACGTAGGGATTGAAAAGAGCTCTGTGCTTCCTCGAGGCATTTCTTCAGCTCTCTTTTCACCACTTCTTTAATAAACCGTGCAATTTCTACTTGGTCACcctaaataaattacaaaacaatGCAATTATAGCAGTCAGAAACACTAAGAACTATGAGCAAAACATGGTAGCGAAAAGGGACAGTACCCTGTCTTCAACTTCTCTAATTTCATCAGTTTCTGAACTAATAACAAATTGCTTCATCTCATTGTTTATCAAGTTGCATGCTGTAGCAAGGTGAAAACAAGATATACAATGATAACTGCTACACTTTTGGGCAGATTAACAtaagcataaaaataaaaataaaatatgggtCTAACTCAAAACAGTCTCACCATAGGCTATGTTTATCGCTGTTTCAATCTTGTCCCCTGTAAGAACCCAAATTTTAATACCAGCTCTTTGCAGAGTCTCTATGCAAGCTGGTACTCCCTCTTGAAGCTTGTCTTCAATGGCTGTGCTACCAATTAAAATGAGATCATTTTCAATAAGTTCTGCGACCTGTATCATTTCTAGACACGTCAGTAAGAAGAGAATAATTCACATTAGTAACTTAACACAATGAAATCCAAATATTATGCACTCAAGGTAATTTTTTACAACTAGGGATTTAGTAAATAGATTACTGTTATAATTGATTGACATAAGTCTCATTGTTTGGAGGTTTGTAAAAAGTGGTTTTAAGATAATCTATTTCATTTGAGTTGCCTAAAATAATTGCTTTCTgtaaaagcaaaaatacaaaaaagagtATGAAGTTATTTGTCGTAgttgattttgtatttaaacTAATCAACTGTTGGGTATCAAatggaaaaacaaaatttaactgAAAAATAATCTGCTAGCTTTTATAATCATAATTTCCAAAATTTTGTTTATCATAAAAGACAATTATCTTTGTTAAGATTATAATCTTGGATTCCAATTTATATTATCAAAAACCTTTGAATAGTAACACTGACAGTTATTTTCTATCAATCAGATTATAATCTTGAATATTAAACACATCCAAACATGCAAGCAGTTTCAAAAAGGAAACCATTACCATAAAAAATATGGTTGCAGACTGTAGCtaagaatattaagaataacaattgtttttttttcaattatcatATCAGGATTCACTCTCTGGTTGCAGcatttaatttatcaaacaacgaaatgaagaaaattattatcaattatcacttcagaaaattagagaaaTTGAAGAGAAGGTAAGATggaattttttgtttctatgttttgatgatgtattCTTAAATTTTCAGACTGTCGTGGTTTAATGTTTTGCAGTTATTTAATAGGGTCCAAGTGGAAAGTGCAAAGTTTATTGAGTGCATTGTGGGCACAGGGCCATTTTCACTTTATCAGAACTAAAATTAGCTCATGTAACTGGTGGCAAAGGTCTAATGCATACATTGCGTCCAAGTTTGAGAGTAATGCTACAGAATTTGAGTTTCAGTTGTCTTGCTATTTGAATCTGCAGAATAGCATAGTTGTTTCTTTCTATTGTTCTGTGGCTATTGAAGTTTGGTTTAGGGTTTAAATTAGTAAGAACAGTGAATCAGTTACTTTTTAATCTTAACTCTTTAGAATCCAATGACATTGGATTGATGTAATGAAAAGCAAACAAGAAACCTAACTTGACAAACTTAAAGAGAAATCgtcaaaaacaatattttagtgaaatttaactacttatcaaggtaacctattcaaaaaatataaactgtTTGATGCTAAATATGCACATAAAAGCTTCCATGCAAGTAGGATAAACTGAACCTCATCCAATTTCTTTTCACGATCATTTAGAGAAGACTTGGCCTGGATAAACTTCTCATTCCAGCTTTCATAAACATCAGGATGCAATTCTTTGTAGGCTAGGCATAAGGTGCGTAATCCAGCAGATCCAAATTGTTCCAAATGCTCCCTGGTGACTttcttgatattattattaccaTCAGCCAGTCTCTCATAGACTACATTATCAGCACCCTGTGAAAAGAAAGTTCCATGGAAGATGTCATCTTAGCCAAATCCAAGCAACTTTTTAATATTGTGGGGAAGCTTCAAGAAACTATTACCTTACAGTATAGTACAAGCCTTCCATCAGGATAACGACAAACAACAGACTGACGCTTCCTTGTACTATTAATGGAACAAAGATTACAATgttcaaaagaaaatgttaaaaccatAAAATTTAAAGTGTACCAGTTGGGGGGATGGTTACCTATTAAACTCGAGCACATTTAAAATCTCATAAGACACATCTTGAACTTTGCCCATTTTCTCAACATGAGATTCACGAACATATACCATTGTAGGTGTGCGTCTGACAAAGAATCATAACTATTTGCATTAACTCAAactgaaataattttaactctagCAGTTATATTGACAAACCAGTAGCAGAAGCAACAATAGAAAGGCATACTTGGCATTGTAAAAGGATTCATGCACTCATGTAGCAACTTCGCTTATCAAATGACAGTTCAACTCAGATTCCAGAGTATAAGATAGACGAATAACTAAACAGGAAGAATAATAAAACACACTCAAATTTGGGTCCTACAATGCATTATTGGTCAAGCTAACTACATTTCCAAGACATCCAATCCAAAGATTCAACTGAACACCTAATGTAAACAAAAATATCTCTCTTATACTCTAAACAACATATTAGTATTTAGTACTTAGTAGCACACACATGTCCACTAACTACTCtggattatatattataatatatgccTATGAACAAACAATTAATAGCAGATGAACAATACACAAAGTTCAACCGTGGAGTTTTCCATTTACATACAACTcaattaatatttctatatTGATCCCTCTGTGTAACTACCTGAATACAGTTCATTTGGCAGTCAAACTGTCAGTCAGGAGTTAGTTAATTTGGTTCTCTATAAATAGCTTGCTCTGGACTATTGTAGCTGAGTTTCTACATTTTAAGATCAATACACATTTATGattcactttttatttccatCTCATACCCTAATATGTCCCAAACTTATgactttttaaaatgataaatacaaCATTAAGAAAGTGAGAAGTTATAATAAATCAGTTAAAGAAGTTCAGGGAACTTCAACTTAACCAAAAAAACATCCTGCATTCcatgtaattcttattataactttttacaATCATTTTGTCCCTACTAAAAGGGATGCTCATTACTCACTCAGTAACAAGTCTTTTCTTTTATAGCCACTTAAGCAAAAGaatataacaacaacaacaacgccttatcccactaggtggggtcggctacatggatcaacttccgccataatgttctatcaagtaccatacttctatccaaatcattaagttcgagatccttcttgataacctctcttatagtctttttgggtcttcctctgcctcgaattgtttgtcttctctccatctggtctactctcctcactacagagtctaccggtcttctctctacatgcccaaaccacctaagtctattttccaccatcttctctacaataggcgctaccccaaccctctctctaatagctccgtttctaattttatcctgtcgagtcttaccacacatccaccgcaacatcctcatctccgctacacctactttagtctcatgttggctcttgaccgcccaacattttgttccgtacaaaatcgtcgatcttaccgcagtccgataaaactttccctttagcttgatcggtacctttgcatcacataacacccccgatgcttttctccatttcatccatcctgcttgaatgcgatgattcacatccccttcaatttctccatcatcctgtattacagacccaagatatttaaaccgtgtgacttgagggataatatggtctcctattttcacctctgagttagataccctcctacttttgttgaacttacattccatatactccgatttgcttctgcttaggcgaaagccatgtgtttctagagctcgtctccaagttttcaacctcattcaactcctccctcgactctccaaggaggactatgtcatctgcaaaaagcatgcatctcggcgctatctcttggatttgttccgtgaggacatccagaattaaggtaaaaaggtaggggctaagggttgacccttgatgcaaaccaattgtgatgggaaaatcgtctgactctccaccctgtgtcctaacactagtcgataccctatcatacatatcttggatagctcgaatatatgcaaccctaacccctttcttctctagagctttccacaaaatctctctaggcactctatcatacgctttctccaagtcaataaaaatcaagtgcaagtcttgttggtccatgcgatattgctccatcacccgccgtaataaataaatcgcttccatggtcgaccttcccggcatgaaaccaaattgattctcagtaacttgagtctcctttcttaatctccgttcgatcactctttcccataatttcatggtatgactcatgagcttgattcccctataatttgcacaattttgtatatcccccttgttcttatagattggcactaacgtgcttctcctccattcctccggcatgcgttttgacctcataatttcattaaagagtttggtgagccactcaagacctctatctccaagagttttccacacttcaataggtatgttgtctggccccaccgccttaccgttactcattcttttcaacgcttcctttacttcctatttctgaatccgacgataatacttatagttccggtcctcttctcttgtgtctagactgctagagtcatatccatatccatcattaaataagttgtggaaatacaccttccacctttccttgatatctttttcatgcactaagactttgccttcttcatccttaacacactttacgtgatccaaatctctagtcttcctctctctacccttagcaagcctatatatagatctttctccgtccctggttcctagagcttggtatagtccgtcaaaagcttgggctcttgtctcactcaccgcctttttggtttcatttctagctatcttatacttatcccaagtttcagaatttctacacctagaccactccttgaaacactccttttttactctaactttgctctgaacactttcattccaccaccacgattctttacccctaggtccaaaacctctagattcacccaacgtctctttagccactttaataatctcttgggacgtcttgttccacatatcatttgcacttccttgtgattgtccacaccatccctcccatatcttttgttggaagattccttgtttctcacccttcaagtgccaccatttgatccttggtgctaccataggacttcttctctttgccctatctctaattcttacatccataaccaaaactctatgttgggtagtcaagctctctcccgggataactttacaggtcaagcaatacttcctatcagacttcctgataaggaagaaatctatctgagaacatgtccctccacgaatataaaatatcaagatTTTCATAGAGAGCTGGCATCAACCAATCAACCTTTCATTCACTGTTCCCATCAAGCTATGTTTGCTACTCACATAGAAGCATACAATCCTTATTTTGTTGGTAACCTAGTATCAATGAGCAATTAGTGATGTCACAATTTCCATCCAACAGCAAACCATCCAGCATGAGTCCAGAGGCTCATTTGCAGCTTTAGTTTAACTTTTTCACTCTCTGATTTCCAATTCGTTCGGTTAACAGAAAATAATGGGACTTCatgttataattttgaaattgaacaaatttagatgaaagataaatggcagGATTACTGAAAATCTATTATGTGGAGACAGAAAAGGTGAACACAAGATCTCCATCCTATTGAAATGGGAATACCACCAATGAGGTTGTAGCTGGTTGTGAAGTGAATGTTGGAGGCTCAATACTTAACCATACTGCCCCCACCACCCCTTTTTTACCTAGATGTTATGAAGATAAATAGAACATAATCAAGAAGTTTGAACATTGAACctgtagaaaaaaaaaccaaagtgttttgcagcaATAACCAAAGCAGCCTCATCGGGAGATGCAGCTTGATATCTGATTTTTTCAGGGGACTCATCACCCTCGGGCAGTACAGTATGGCATATAGCAAGGCATCTGAAGAATTCCTACatagcaaaaaaaaaggaatattaCATTGTTTTACATAACATACTAAATCATGGTATAGTTCATGTCATAAGCATattgtaaagaaagaaaatgagaagcATGGTTAAACAATATGAatatacttctcttccaaaatgAAGAATCTAGACTACGCCAACCGTGCTTGAATATTAGATCATAAATATAAGATTTGATTATTACCTAGGAAGCGTGGATATGACACAGAACATGCATACATCAATACAAAATAAACATGAGAATACAAAGTTTCAAAAACTATAGGCCACAGCATAGCAATATTATAGAACATAAAATTAGAATATGCACTTATTTCTAACAAAGGTTGTACATTTTGGTATCCAACTGCATCATACAAATGTGGCATGGAAATCATGACAGATGGTTACAGTTCATAAATCTTATACAGCTACTTCTAGGGTACACTTCAAGAAGCAATCTTTATATTAACATAAGACAAGCTAAGATTTAAAGCCAACTAATTTGCCATTATAGACAAAGTATATTAAGAAAAGTGAATGGATACATATAAGAGCCTTTGTCAGCAAGGGTCATACTTATGAAGCAAGAAACCCAGAATTGAGTTGAGAAAACGAACAGACAGCAGCCACTGATACAAAGTAAAGCAGCAAATTCATTTTTACCTTGCAGACATCAGGATTAGGCTCATTCCTCCAAGCTCCTCTCATAATCctagcatcatcaaaattaaaacccCTCTCGTGCACTGCATTGGGAGATCTATTTTCCTGTAGAGAAAATACAATATAACCACAATCCCTTGTTATTGATAAACCGCTTTTACACAATGCATACATATTTTACCTCAATCTTCATTCCATTGCGCTCTGCTAATCCTCTCTCAATTTCAGTCACACCATTTCCATAGACCTCTCCTCCAATTGAACATTTAAAGAACTCCATCAAATTTCTTGTCAGAGTCCCAGTTTTGTCAGAGAAAATGTATTCCACCTACTCAAATCAGAATGTAAAATTGGagttaaaattttgtttctcttatttaaatttttttcattccaaTTTTGAGCATAGTTTATACTCTCTTTCACTT contains:
- the LOC100787473 gene encoding phospholipid-transporting ATPase 3 — protein: MKGWDGIQSSFSSRSSSTLGQHQQQSPSQTVRLGRVQPQAPTHRTIFCNDREANIPIRFKGNSISTTKYNFFTFLPKGLFEQFRRVANLYFLTISILSTTPISPVSPITNVLPLSLVLLVSLIKEAFEDWKRFQNDMSINNNTIDVLHDQKWESVPWKKLQVGDIVKVKQDAFFPADLLFLASTNADGVCYIETANLDGETNLKIRKALEKTWDYVTPEKASEFKGEIECEQPNNSLYTFTGNLITQKQTLPLSPNQILLRGCSLRNTEYIVGVVIFTGQETKVMMNTMNVPSKRSTLERKLDKLILTLFATLFVMCFIGAVGSAIFVNKKYFYLHLDSSEEGSAQFNPKNRFLVFLLTMFTLITLYSTIIPISLYVSIEMIKFIQSTQFINKDLCMYHNETNTPALARTSNLNEELGQVEYIFSDKTGTLTRNLMEFFKCSIGGEVYGNGVTEIERGLAERNGMKIEENRSPNAVHERGFNFDDARIMRGAWRNEPNPDVCKEFFRCLAICHTVLPEGDESPEKIRYQAASPDEAALVIAAKHFGFFFYRRTPTMVYVRESHVEKMGKVQDVSYEILNVLEFNSTRKRQSVVCRYPDGRLVLYCKGADNVVYERLADGNNNIKKVTREHLEQFGSAGLRTLCLAYKELHPDVYESWNEKFIQAKSSLNDREKKLDEVAELIENDLILIGSTAIEDKLQEGVPACIETLQRAGIKIWVLTGDKIETAINIAYACNLINNEMKQFVISSETDEIREVEDRGDQVEIARFIKEVVKRELKKCLEEAQSSFQSLRGPKLALVIDGKCLMYALDPSLRVMLLNLSLNCHAVVCCRVSPLQKAQVTSMVKKGAQKITLSIGDGANDVSMIQAAHVGVGISGMEGMQAVMASDFAIAQFRYLADLLLVHGRWSYLRICKVVIYFFYKNLTFTLTQFWFTFQTGFSGQRFYDDWFQSLYNVIFTALPVIIVGLFDKDVSSSLSKKYPQLYMEGIRNVFFKWKVVAIWAFFSVYQSLIFFYFVSSTNLSAKNSAGKIFGLWDVSTMAFTCVVITVNLRLLMICNSITRWHYISVGGSILAWFLFIFIYSGISTPYDRQENIYFVIYVLMSTFYFYVMLFLVPVAALFCDFVYQGVQRWFFPYDYQIIQEMHRDEVDSTGRAQLLEIGNQLTPDEARSYAISQLPRELSKHTGFAFDSPGYESFFAAQLGVYAPPKAWDVARRASMRSRSKTGQQK